The stretch of DNA TGCCTCGCTCGCGTCGCTGAACCCGTCGAAGGACATGCGATTACTACGTGGTACTACCTAGTAGTTAAGCGTTGCGTCCCCCGGCGAGCGGTCCAGTCCGGCGCGTCGGTCACGGAGCGCTTAGGAACCCCCCGACGGTACGTCCACGCGATGAGTCGCGACACGGACGGGCGATGGCCCGTCACGTTCACCGTCGACGGCGCGTGGGAGGGGTTCCGTCGCTGTCTCCCCGTCGCCGCAGGCGTCGGCGGCTACGGGCTCGTGTTCGGCGTCGTCGCGCGACAGTCCGGGCTGAGCGTCGCGGAGGCGGCGCTCATGAGCGCGACCGTGTTCGCGGGGGCGGCCCAGCTGATCGCCGTCGAGCTCTGGGCCGACCCGATCCCGATCGTCGCGGTGCTGACGACGACCGCGGTGGTCAACGCCCGGTACGTGCTGATGGGGGCGGCACTGCGGCCGTGGTTCGCCCGGCTTCGGCCTGCCCACGCCTACGGGAGCATGTTCTTCCTGATCGACGAGACGTGGGCGCTGACGATGGGCGAGCTCAGCGAGGGGAGCGGCCGCGGGGCGTTCA from Halolamina sediminis encodes:
- a CDS encoding AzlC family ABC transporter permease, producing MSRDTDGRWPVTFTVDGAWEGFRRCLPVAAGVGGYGLVFGVVARQSGLSVAEAALMSATVFAGAAQLIAVELWADPIPIVAVLTTTAVVNARYVLMGAALRPWFARLRPAHAYGSMFFLIDETWALTMGELSEGSGRGAFMLGSGVAVWLFWVAATVVGASVGAAIGDPSRYGLDFVLPAIFVAIAVGLWDGKSTLLPWGVAFLVAVVTADALPGRWYILAGGVAGSLVEVVRVGR